In Tessaracoccus sp. MC1865, the DNA window TCACGCGCATCTTCTGCAACCCCGGCGACGTCGTGCTGGCGGAGTCGCCGTCGTACGTGGGCGCCCTGGGCACCTTCCTCAGCTACCAGGCCGAGGTGGTGCACGTCCCGTGCGACGACGAAGGGCTCAACCCTGCGGCGCTGCGGGAGACCATCGCGCGGCTCACCGCCGAGGGCAAGCGCATCAAGTTCCTCTACACCATCCCCAACTTCAACAACCCCTCCGGCGTGACGCAGCCGCTGGCCCGCCGTCGCGAGATCCTCGAGGTCTGCCGCTCAGGTGGGGTGCTGGTGGTCGAGGACAACCCCTACGGACTGCTGTCGCTGGACGCTGATCCCATCCCGGCCATGCGCTCCATCGACGAGGACGTCATCTACCTGGGCTCCTTCTCCAAGACCTTCGCCCCCGGCTTCCGGGTGGGGTGGGTGCTGGCCCCGCACGCGGTGCGGGAGAAGTTGGTGCTGGCCCAGGAGTCGGCGACGCTGTGCCCGCCCGTGTTCAGCCAGTTCGCCATCGGCAACTACCTGAAGAACCACGACTGGAAGCGCCAGGTGGTGGTGTTCCGCGACATGTACCGCGACCGTCGCGACGCCATGCTCAGCACGCTGCACGAGACGATGCCCACCGGCACCTCCTGGACCCAGCCCGCCGGTGGCTTCTTCGTGTGGGTGACCCTGCCCGAGGGCCTCGACTCGCAGGC includes these proteins:
- a CDS encoding PLP-dependent aminotransferase family protein produces the protein MTENTRHDTRLDRFVDNYAERTNGMRVSAVRALFAVANRPEIVSLAGGMPNIADLPLLDIADSMAEMVRTRGMQIMQYGSGQGEPEFREQILDVMALEGVTAHPDDIAITAGSQQGLDLVTRIFCNPGDVVLAESPSYVGALGTFLSYQAEVVHVPCDDEGLNPAALRETIARLTAEGKRIKFLYTIPNFNNPSGVTQPLARRREILEVCRSGGVLVVEDNPYGLLSLDADPIPAMRSIDEDVIYLGSFSKTFAPGFRVGWVLAPHAVREKLVLAQESATLCPPVFSQFAIGNYLKNHDWKRQVVVFRDMYRDRRDAMLSTLHETMPTGTSWTQPAGGFFVWVTLPEGLDSQAMLPRGVNARVAFVPGSAFYADGQGARNARLSFCFPPAERIQLGVKRFADVVRRELEVMATFGVHTSPVERRMPAGPAPDLS